A part of Brassica rapa cultivar Chiifu-401-42 chromosome A05, CAAS_Brap_v3.01, whole genome shotgun sequence genomic DNA contains:
- the LOC103868332 gene encoding protein BREAST CANCER SUSCEPTIBILITY 2 homolog B isoform X1 — protein MSTWQLLPDSSGDGFRWDAAGRILQSGKSDSPPTTSPPLPSMADLLLRGCSKLIEPEESKPTMFTTALGKSVALKDSSLSRAKSILSDSDDVALSRESGFGVPNSCFQTASNKKVNVSSAGMARAKALLGLEEEDDFSVFKHVNHRLPSSHQQHGLRTPETFGAEHRSVTPGGHNVSGKRCEILSSSPKVPQTKFQTAGGRSLSVSVEALNRARSLLGDPELGPFFDDVDHFVTPQKDKWIGGDIAHESNKHTSNSFISPLQSSSKQFRSVKLEDVASGVNLIKKFDAAVDETHGNTPLASDKAVTNTMGTGFIPRSSQFGRQAHQPLVDITNRNDIAHANSNNRQESSQKKRLGKTVSVPPFKRPRTSSFKTPLMKNDQHPSNGFSVVSCDTQYSNRVLSTRTEERSQRIYIKDYFGMRPRATTKMAVPEHVRRIKSSNADKYAFGDVSSSSVVGAETFHQMLAESGASLQCASREWVTNHYRWIVWKLACYETYYPAKCRGNFLTITNVLQELRYRYEREVNHGHCSAIMRILSGDAPASSMMVLCISAINPETRETHGSDSGNNVKIELTDGWYSINAALDVMLRKQLNAGKLFIGQKLRILGAGLSGWSTPTSPLEAAISNTIYLLLHINGTYRAHWADRLGFCKEVGVPLALNCIKCNGGPVPKMLAGITRIYPILYKEKLGEKKSVVRSERMEWRMIELHNQRRSDLIEGLICEYQGGINGVDSQNDTDSKGAKLFKLLESAAEPDFLMADMSMEELNCFNRYKEKFEAAMEKKMEKSVAKALEDAGLGERDVTPFMRIRLVGLTSLSYDGHPNPKEAILTIWNPTETQRTELTEGKIYAMKGLVPMNIDSETLYLHAKGSSSRLQPLSPKASERFQPFFNPRKSMSLLDLGEIPLGSEFDMAAYVVYVGNAYTDVDQKKQWVFVTDGSLQYSDSGKIANRLLAISFRTSSMDDLHSPLISHNLVGSVVGFCNLIKRAKDVENDMWVCEAMENSDYFLNADAACPSHLKTSSGHIQIWANLSFSKSVRSLSIIYYIIFYQMHR, from the exons ATGTCGACGTGGCAGCTATTACCCGATTCAAGCGGCGACGGTTTCCGGTGGGATGCAGCTGGCCGGATTCTTCAGTCTGGCAAATCCGATTCTCCGCCGACCACATCTCCCCCTCTACCTTCCATGGCGGATCTCTTGCTCCGAg GATGCTCGAAACTTATAGAACCAGAGGAATCGAAGCCAACAATGTTCACGACTGCTCTGGGCAAATCTGTTGCTCTTAAAGACTCTTCGCTTTCCAGAGCCAAATCGATTTTATCAGATTCAG ACGATGTCGCTCTCTCCAGGGAGAGTGGGTTTGGTGTTCCCAACTCTTGTTTCCAGACTGCTTCTAACAAGAAGGTTAACGTGTCTTCTGCTGGTATGGCAAGAGCCAAGGCATTGTTAGgactagaagaagaagatgattttAGTGTATTCAAACACGTGAACCACCGTTTGCCTTCTTCCCACCAGCAACATGGGTTAAGGACTCCTGAGACGTTTGGTGCTGAGCATCGTTCTGTAACTCCAGGAGGACATAATGTATCTGGGAAAAGATGTGAAATTTTGAGTTCATCTCCAAAGGTTCCTCAAACAAAGTTTCAAACTGCTGGTGGGAGATCATTGTCAGTGTCAGTCGAAGCCTTGAATCGTGCCAGAAGCCTTCTTGGGGACCCTGAGTTAGGGCCTTTCTTTGACGATGTTGATCACTTTGTTACACCCCAGAAAGATAAATGGATAGGTGGTGATATTGCTCATGAGAGCAACAAGCATACATCTAATAGTTTCATATCTCCTCTTCAATCTTCTTCAAAGCAATTCAGATCAGTCAAATTGGAGGACGTAGCTTCCGGGGTTAATTTGATCAAGAAATTTGATGCGGCTGTTGATGAGACACATGGTAACACGCCTTTAGCATCTGATAAGGCAGTTACTAATACCATGGGAACCGGTTTCATTCCAAGATCTTCACAATTTGGAAGGCAAGCTCACCAGCCACTTGTCGATATCACAAATCGCAATGATATAGCTCATGCTAACAGTAACAATAGACAAGAAAGTAGCCAAAAGAAAAGACTGGGAAAGACAGTCTCCGTTCCTCCTTTTAAAAGGCCGAGAACCTCCTCCTTTAAAACTCCTCTAATGAAAAATGACCAGCATCCTTCAAATG GCTTTTCTGTAGTATCTTGTGATACACAATATTCCAATAGGGTGCTTTCTACAAGAACTGAAGAAAGGTCTCAAAGAATATATATCAAGGATTATTTTGGAATGCGTCCAAGAGCTACGACCAAG ATGGCTGTGCCAGAACATGTCAGACGAATCAAATCAAGTAATGCAGATAAATATGCATTTGGTGATGTCTCTTCTTCAAGTGTGGTGGGAGCTGAAACTTTTCATCAGATGTTGGCAGAATCTGGTGCTTCCTTACAATGTGCATCTAGAGA GTGGGTCACCAATCACTACAGGTGGATAGTCTGGAAACTCGCATGCTACGAGACATACTACCCAGCCAAATGCAGAGGAAACTTTCTGACAATCACCAATGTCCTCCAGGAACTAAGATATAG ATATGAGAGAGAGGTCAATCATGGTCACTGCTCTGCAATAATGAGGATTCTGAGTGGTGATGCTCCAGCTTCTTCAATGATGGTGCTCTGCATATCTGCTATTAATCCAGAGACTCGAGAAACACATGGTTCTGATAGTGGCAACAATGTGAAAATAGAACTCACTGATGGGTG GTACTCGATAAATGCTGCTCTGGATGTCATGCTGCGAAAACAGCTGAATGCTGGAAAATTGTTTATTGGGCAGAAGCTTCGG ATTCTTGGGGCAGGACTTTCTGGCTGGAGTACCCCAACATCACCTCTTGAG GCAGCGATTTCGAATACAATCTATTTGTTGTTGCATATTAATGGGACATACAGAGCTCACTGGGCGGACCGACTAGGATTCT gtaAAGAAGTTGGTGTCCCTCTGGCTCTCAACTGTATCAAGTGCAATGGGGGCCCTGTGCCTAAAATGTTAGCTGGAATTACACGAATATACCCTATCCTATACAAGGAAAA GTTAGGTGAAAAGAAGTCAGTAGTTCGATCAGAGAGGATGGAATGGAGAATGATCGAGCTGCATAACCAGAG GCGCTCAGATCTTATAGAGGGTCTTATATGTGAGTACCAGGGAGGAATCAATGGTGTCGACAGCCAGAACGATACTGACAGCAAAGGAGCCAAGCTCTTTAAGCTGTTAGAGTCTGCTGCTGAACCTGATTTCCTAATGGCAGATATGAGTATGGAAGAGTTGAACTGTTTCAATAGATATAAAGAAAAGTTTGAG GCGGCCATGGAGAAAAAGATGGAAAAATCAGTTGCAAAAGCTCTGGAAGACGCTGGCTTAGGTGAAAGGGATGTCACTCCATTCATGAGGATTAGGCTTGTTGGACTGACGAGCTTAAGTTATGATGGACACCCAAATCCAAAAGAAGCCATTTTAACAATCTGGAATCCAACGGAGACACAG AGAACCGAGTTGACAGAGGGGAAAATATACGCAATGAAGGGGCTGGTACCAATGAACATAGATTCAGAAACACTGTACTTACATGCCAAAGGATCTAGCTCAAGATTGCAGCCTTTGTCTCCAAAAGCTTCTGAAAGATTTCA GCCCTTTTTCAACCCCCGTAAATCGATGTCATTGTTGGATCTTGGTGAAATTCCTCTTGGAAG TGAATTTGATATGGCGGCGTACGTTGTATATGTTGGAAATGCGTACACGGATGTTGACCAAAAGAAGCAGTGGGTGTTTGTTACAGATGGATCCTTACAATATTCAGATTCAGGGAAAATCGCAAACAGACTTCTCGCTATAAGCTTCAGAACATCATCCATGGATGACCTCCACAGCCCCCTCATTAGCCATAATCTTGTCGGATCTGTG GTAGGGTTCTGCAATCTAATAAAAAGAGCCAAGGATGTGGAAAACGATATGTGGGTTTGTGAGGCGATGGAGAACTCGGACTACTTCTTAAACGCAGATGCTGCTTGCCCTTCTCACCTTAAAACCAGCAGTGGCCATATCCAAATATGGGCTAACCTCTCTTTTTCTAAATCCGTCCGTTCTCTttctattatttattatataatctttTACCAAATGCATAGATGA
- the LOC103868332 gene encoding protein BREAST CANCER SUSCEPTIBILITY 2 homolog B isoform X2, with protein sequence MSTWQLLPDSSGDGFRWDAAGRILQSGKSDSPPTTSPPLPSMADLLLRGCSKLIEPEESKPTMFTTALGKSVALKDSSLSRAKSILSDSDDVALSRESGFGVPNSCFQTASNKKVNVSSAGMARAKALLGLEEEDDFSVFKHVNHRLPSSHQQHGLRTPETFGAEHRSVTPGGHNVSGKRCEILSSSPKVPQTKFQTAGGRSLSVSVEALNRARSLLGDPELGPFFDDVDHFVTPQKDKWIGGDIAHESNKHTSNSFISPLQSSSKQFRSVKLEDVASGVNLIKKFDAAVDETHGNTPLASDKAVTNTMGTGFIPRSSQFGRQAHQPLVDITNRNDIAHANSNNRQESSQKKRLGKTVSVPPFKRPRTSSFKTPLMKNDQHPSNGFSVVSCDTQYSNRVLSTRTEERSQRIYIKDYFGMRPRATTKMAVPEHVRRIKSSNADKYAFGDVSSSSVVGAETFHQMLAESGASLQCASREWVTNHYRWIVWKLACYETYYPAKCRGNFLTITNVLQELRYRYEREVNHGHCSAIMRILSGDAPASSMMVLCISAINPETRETHGSDSGNNVKIELTDGWYSINAALDVMLRKQLNAGKLFIGQKLRILGAGLSGWSTPTSPLEAAISNTIYLLLHINGTYRAHWADRLGFCKEVGVPLALNCIKCNGGPVPKMLAGITRIYPILYKEKLGEKKSVVRSERMEWRMIELHNQRRSDLIEGLICEYQGGINGVDSQNDTDSKGAKLFKLLESAAEPDFLMADMSMEELNCFNRYKEKFEAAMEKKMEKSVAKALEDAGLGERDVTPFMRIRLVGLTSLSYDGHPNPKEAILTIWNPTETQRTELTEGKIYAMKGLVPMNIDSETLYLHAKGSSSRLQPLSPKASERFQPFFNPRKSMSLLDLGEIPLGSEFDMAAYVVYVGNAYTDVDQKKQWVFVTDGSLQYSDSGKIANRLLAISFRTSSMDDLHSPLISHNLVGSVVGFCNLIKRAKDVENDMWVCEAMENSDYFLNADAACPSHLKTSSGHIQIWANLSFSKSIIDQLRQRALLIVGAC encoded by the exons ATGTCGACGTGGCAGCTATTACCCGATTCAAGCGGCGACGGTTTCCGGTGGGATGCAGCTGGCCGGATTCTTCAGTCTGGCAAATCCGATTCTCCGCCGACCACATCTCCCCCTCTACCTTCCATGGCGGATCTCTTGCTCCGAg GATGCTCGAAACTTATAGAACCAGAGGAATCGAAGCCAACAATGTTCACGACTGCTCTGGGCAAATCTGTTGCTCTTAAAGACTCTTCGCTTTCCAGAGCCAAATCGATTTTATCAGATTCAG ACGATGTCGCTCTCTCCAGGGAGAGTGGGTTTGGTGTTCCCAACTCTTGTTTCCAGACTGCTTCTAACAAGAAGGTTAACGTGTCTTCTGCTGGTATGGCAAGAGCCAAGGCATTGTTAGgactagaagaagaagatgattttAGTGTATTCAAACACGTGAACCACCGTTTGCCTTCTTCCCACCAGCAACATGGGTTAAGGACTCCTGAGACGTTTGGTGCTGAGCATCGTTCTGTAACTCCAGGAGGACATAATGTATCTGGGAAAAGATGTGAAATTTTGAGTTCATCTCCAAAGGTTCCTCAAACAAAGTTTCAAACTGCTGGTGGGAGATCATTGTCAGTGTCAGTCGAAGCCTTGAATCGTGCCAGAAGCCTTCTTGGGGACCCTGAGTTAGGGCCTTTCTTTGACGATGTTGATCACTTTGTTACACCCCAGAAAGATAAATGGATAGGTGGTGATATTGCTCATGAGAGCAACAAGCATACATCTAATAGTTTCATATCTCCTCTTCAATCTTCTTCAAAGCAATTCAGATCAGTCAAATTGGAGGACGTAGCTTCCGGGGTTAATTTGATCAAGAAATTTGATGCGGCTGTTGATGAGACACATGGTAACACGCCTTTAGCATCTGATAAGGCAGTTACTAATACCATGGGAACCGGTTTCATTCCAAGATCTTCACAATTTGGAAGGCAAGCTCACCAGCCACTTGTCGATATCACAAATCGCAATGATATAGCTCATGCTAACAGTAACAATAGACAAGAAAGTAGCCAAAAGAAAAGACTGGGAAAGACAGTCTCCGTTCCTCCTTTTAAAAGGCCGAGAACCTCCTCCTTTAAAACTCCTCTAATGAAAAATGACCAGCATCCTTCAAATG GCTTTTCTGTAGTATCTTGTGATACACAATATTCCAATAGGGTGCTTTCTACAAGAACTGAAGAAAGGTCTCAAAGAATATATATCAAGGATTATTTTGGAATGCGTCCAAGAGCTACGACCAAG ATGGCTGTGCCAGAACATGTCAGACGAATCAAATCAAGTAATGCAGATAAATATGCATTTGGTGATGTCTCTTCTTCAAGTGTGGTGGGAGCTGAAACTTTTCATCAGATGTTGGCAGAATCTGGTGCTTCCTTACAATGTGCATCTAGAGA GTGGGTCACCAATCACTACAGGTGGATAGTCTGGAAACTCGCATGCTACGAGACATACTACCCAGCCAAATGCAGAGGAAACTTTCTGACAATCACCAATGTCCTCCAGGAACTAAGATATAG ATATGAGAGAGAGGTCAATCATGGTCACTGCTCTGCAATAATGAGGATTCTGAGTGGTGATGCTCCAGCTTCTTCAATGATGGTGCTCTGCATATCTGCTATTAATCCAGAGACTCGAGAAACACATGGTTCTGATAGTGGCAACAATGTGAAAATAGAACTCACTGATGGGTG GTACTCGATAAATGCTGCTCTGGATGTCATGCTGCGAAAACAGCTGAATGCTGGAAAATTGTTTATTGGGCAGAAGCTTCGG ATTCTTGGGGCAGGACTTTCTGGCTGGAGTACCCCAACATCACCTCTTGAG GCAGCGATTTCGAATACAATCTATTTGTTGTTGCATATTAATGGGACATACAGAGCTCACTGGGCGGACCGACTAGGATTCT gtaAAGAAGTTGGTGTCCCTCTGGCTCTCAACTGTATCAAGTGCAATGGGGGCCCTGTGCCTAAAATGTTAGCTGGAATTACACGAATATACCCTATCCTATACAAGGAAAA GTTAGGTGAAAAGAAGTCAGTAGTTCGATCAGAGAGGATGGAATGGAGAATGATCGAGCTGCATAACCAGAG GCGCTCAGATCTTATAGAGGGTCTTATATGTGAGTACCAGGGAGGAATCAATGGTGTCGACAGCCAGAACGATACTGACAGCAAAGGAGCCAAGCTCTTTAAGCTGTTAGAGTCTGCTGCTGAACCTGATTTCCTAATGGCAGATATGAGTATGGAAGAGTTGAACTGTTTCAATAGATATAAAGAAAAGTTTGAG GCGGCCATGGAGAAAAAGATGGAAAAATCAGTTGCAAAAGCTCTGGAAGACGCTGGCTTAGGTGAAAGGGATGTCACTCCATTCATGAGGATTAGGCTTGTTGGACTGACGAGCTTAAGTTATGATGGACACCCAAATCCAAAAGAAGCCATTTTAACAATCTGGAATCCAACGGAGACACAG AGAACCGAGTTGACAGAGGGGAAAATATACGCAATGAAGGGGCTGGTACCAATGAACATAGATTCAGAAACACTGTACTTACATGCCAAAGGATCTAGCTCAAGATTGCAGCCTTTGTCTCCAAAAGCTTCTGAAAGATTTCA GCCCTTTTTCAACCCCCGTAAATCGATGTCATTGTTGGATCTTGGTGAAATTCCTCTTGGAAG TGAATTTGATATGGCGGCGTACGTTGTATATGTTGGAAATGCGTACACGGATGTTGACCAAAAGAAGCAGTGGGTGTTTGTTACAGATGGATCCTTACAATATTCAGATTCAGGGAAAATCGCAAACAGACTTCTCGCTATAAGCTTCAGAACATCATCCATGGATGACCTCCACAGCCCCCTCATTAGCCATAATCTTGTCGGATCTGTG GTAGGGTTCTGCAATCTAATAAAAAGAGCCAAGGATGTGGAAAACGATATGTGGGTTTGTGAGGCGATGGAGAACTCGGACTACTTCTTAAACGCAGATGCTGCTTGCCCTTCTCACCTTAAAACCAGCAGTGGCCATATCCAAATATGGGCTAACCTCTCTTTTTCTAAATCC atcatCGACCAACTTCGGCAGAGAGCCCTACTTATCGTCGGTGCTTGTTAA